The Mesorhizobium sp. B1-1-8 genome contains a region encoding:
- a CDS encoding DHA2 family efflux MFS transporter permease subunit: protein MSKPEPFKEVPHRGLITVALMLATIMQALDTTIANVALPTMTGDLGASPDNINWVLTSYIVAAAIMTPVTGWLADRLGRKELFLTAVVGFTIFSMLCGLAWSLESMVLFRLLQGVFGAAIVPLSQTFLLDINPKERHGQAMAIWGAGIMLGPILGPTLGGWLTENFNWRWVFFINLPVGILAFLGMAAYLPVIAKRVRGFDFFGFAMISLGVGALQLMLDRGGEVDWFSSPEIWIELGLSITGFWVFIIHTVTAEHPFIDPKIFLDRNFVAGLAFIFVMGVLILASMSLLPPMLSTIFGYPTVTIGVVMGPRGVGTMISMLLVGRIMHRIDARILVIVGFLLTAQSLYTMASFTPQMDNWLIISSGIIQGLGMGMVFVPLSTVAFATLDARYRTDATSLFSLVRNLGSSIGVSVVVALMVRNTQINHSELSAFINPYNPNLWVASPAAAGGDRMALSQVDRLVNLQAMMISYVNDFKILMVMTLIAIPFVLLLRKPKAAPAGGAPAAHMD, encoded by the coding sequence ATGAGCAAGCCAGAACCCTTCAAGGAAGTGCCGCACCGCGGCCTGATAACGGTTGCGCTCATGCTGGCGACGATCATGCAGGCGCTCGACACCACGATCGCCAATGTCGCGCTGCCGACCATGACCGGCGACCTCGGCGCTTCGCCAGACAACATCAACTGGGTGCTGACCTCCTATATCGTGGCCGCGGCGATCATGACGCCGGTCACCGGCTGGCTTGCCGACCGTCTCGGCCGCAAGGAACTGTTCCTGACCGCGGTCGTCGGCTTCACCATCTTCTCCATGCTTTGCGGCCTCGCCTGGAGCCTCGAGTCGATGGTGCTGTTTCGCCTGCTGCAGGGCGTGTTCGGCGCGGCAATAGTGCCGCTGTCGCAGACCTTCCTGCTCGACATCAACCCGAAGGAGCGTCATGGCCAGGCCATGGCCATCTGGGGCGCCGGCATTATGCTGGGGCCGATCCTTGGGCCGACGCTCGGCGGCTGGCTGACCGAGAATTTCAACTGGCGCTGGGTGTTCTTCATCAACCTGCCGGTCGGCATTCTCGCCTTCCTCGGCATGGCCGCCTATCTGCCTGTTATCGCCAAGCGCGTGCGCGGCTTCGATTTCTTCGGCTTCGCCATGATCTCGCTCGGCGTCGGCGCGCTGCAACTGATGCTCGACCGCGGCGGCGAGGTGGACTGGTTCTCCTCGCCCGAGATCTGGATCGAGCTTGGCCTGTCGATCACCGGCTTCTGGGTGTTCATCATCCACACGGTGACGGCGGAACACCCCTTCATCGACCCGAAAATCTTCCTCGACCGCAATTTCGTCGCCGGGCTGGCGTTCATCTTTGTCATGGGCGTGCTGATTTTGGCCTCGATGTCGCTGCTGCCGCCGATGCTGTCGACGATCTTCGGCTACCCGACCGTCACCATCGGCGTGGTGATGGGACCGCGCGGTGTCGGCACGATGATCTCGATGCTGCTCGTCGGCCGCATCATGCACAGGATTGATGCGCGCATCCTCGTCATCGTCGGCTTCCTGCTCACCGCGCAGTCGCTCTACACCATGGCGAGCTTCACGCCGCAGATGGACAACTGGCTGATCATCTCTTCGGGCATCATCCAGGGCCTCGGCATGGGCATGGTGTTCGTGCCGCTGTCGACCGTTGCCTTCGCCACGCTCGACGCGCGCTACCGCACCGATGCGACCTCGCTGTTCAGCCTGGTGCGCAATCTCGGCTCGTCGATCGGCGTGTCGGTGGTGGTGGCGCTCATGGTGCGCAACACGCAGATCAACCACAGCGAGCTTTCGGCCTTCATCAATCCCTACAACCCCAATCTCTGGGTGGCCTCGCCTGCAGCCGCGGGCGGCGATCGGATGGCGCTGTCGCAGGTCGACAGGCTTGTGAACCTGCAGGCGATGATGATTTCCTACGTCAACGACTTCAAAATCCTGATGGTGATGACGCTGATTGCCATTCCTTTCGTCTTGCTGCTGCGCAAGCCGAAGGCGGCACCAGCCGGCGGCGCGCCGGCAGCCCATATGGATTGA
- a CDS encoding HlyD family secretion protein: MNAAAKIEDNVTKLELEAPAQPVAEAQTQPAPAPVSVAPMPQPAPAPKKKRRIGRLLLMVALPAALLIGGAFVWVTGGRYQETENANLQQARISMAADTAGRIVQVAISDNQTVKQGDLLFVIDPEPYRIALAQADAAVAAARLNVEQLRAAYSQATAQEKSDTSEVAYAQSQYDRAADLAQKGINAKSSLDQARNDLDKAKQQLAVAEQGIISARAALGGNPDIETDKHPSVMAALAARDKAAYDLARTSVRAPADGVVYQAASFKVGQYVSAGTPLFALVETGDTWIDANFKETQLTHMKPGQKAEIVVDTYPGRTFEATVKAIGAGTGAEFSLLPAQNATGNWVKVTQRIPVRLELTDADAKMMLRTGMSASVTVDTGVARGLPSIFGHATAGEVQ; this comes from the coding sequence ATGAACGCGGCAGCCAAGATAGAAGACAATGTCACCAAGCTGGAGCTGGAGGCGCCGGCGCAGCCGGTCGCCGAAGCCCAGACGCAGCCGGCACCCGCTCCGGTCTCGGTGGCGCCAATGCCGCAGCCGGCGCCGGCACCGAAAAAGAAGCGCCGCATCGGCCGCCTGCTGCTGATGGTCGCGCTGCCGGCGGCGCTGCTTATCGGCGGCGCCTTTGTCTGGGTGACCGGCGGCCGCTATCAGGAGACAGAGAACGCCAATCTCCAGCAGGCCAGGATTTCGATGGCCGCCGACACGGCGGGCCGTATCGTCCAGGTCGCCATCTCCGATAACCAGACGGTCAAGCAGGGCGACCTTCTCTTTGTCATCGACCCCGAGCCCTACCGGATTGCGCTCGCCCAGGCCGACGCGGCGGTTGCCGCCGCGCGCCTCAACGTTGAGCAGCTGCGCGCCGCCTACAGCCAGGCGACGGCGCAGGAAAAATCCGACACCAGCGAAGTCGCCTACGCGCAGTCGCAATATGACCGCGCCGCCGACCTCGCCCAGAAGGGCATCAACGCCAAGTCGTCTCTCGACCAGGCCCGCAACGACCTCGACAAGGCCAAGCAGCAGCTGGCGGTGGCCGAGCAGGGCATTATCAGCGCCAGGGCGGCGCTTGGCGGCAACCCCGATATCGAGACCGACAAGCATCCGAGCGTGATGGCAGCGCTCGCTGCGCGCGACAAGGCGGCCTACGACCTCGCGCGGACCAGCGTGAGGGCGCCGGCCGACGGCGTCGTCTATCAGGCCGCCTCCTTCAAGGTCGGCCAGTATGTCAGCGCCGGCACGCCGCTATTTGCGCTGGTCGAGACCGGCGACACCTGGATCGACGCAAATTTCAAGGAAACCCAGCTCACCCACATGAAGCCGGGCCAGAAGGCGGAGATCGTCGTCGACACCTATCCGGGCCGGACTTTCGAGGCGACCGTCAAGGCGATCGGCGCCGGCACCGGCGCGGAGTTCTCGCTGCTGCCGGCCCAGAACGCCACCGGTAACTGGGTCAAGGTTACCCAGCGCATTCCGGTGCGCCTGGAACTGACCGACGCGGACGCCAAAATGATGCTGCGCACCGGCATGAGCGCGAGCGTCACCGTCGACACCGGCGTGGCGCGCGGCTTGCCGTCGATCTTCGGTCACGCCACGGCCGGCGAGGTACAGTAA
- a CDS encoding MarR family winged helix-turn-helix transcriptional regulator translates to MVSDGIDRLGFLIHDVQRLMRKRFEARASGLGLSSAQWRLLVRVAKEAGVAQARLAELLEIEPISVSRLVDRMEEGGWIERRPDAADRRVRMIFPTEKANAAYAEVKSLAGEVYEESLTGVSAEERRILIRVLDTIVQNLTDGETSSLEKMKNTEGAAA, encoded by the coding sequence ATGGTTTCAGATGGCATCGACAGATTGGGATTTTTGATCCACGACGTGCAACGCCTGATGCGCAAGCGCTTCGAGGCGCGCGCCAGCGGGCTTGGCCTGTCGTCGGCGCAATGGCGGCTTCTGGTCCGCGTCGCCAAAGAGGCGGGCGTGGCGCAGGCGCGGCTGGCCGAACTTCTGGAAATCGAGCCGATCAGCGTCTCGCGCCTGGTCGACAGGATGGAGGAAGGTGGCTGGATCGAGCGCCGCCCTGACGCCGCCGATCGCCGCGTGCGCATGATCTTCCCGACCGAGAAGGCGAACGCGGCCTATGCCGAGGTCAAGAGCCTTGCCGGCGAGGTCTATGAGGAATCGCTCACCGGTGTATCGGCGGAAGAACGCCGCATCCTGATCCGGGTGCTCGACACCATCGTGCAGAATCTGACGGACGGCGAGACGTCGTCCCTGGAAAAGATGAAGAATACGGAAGGCGCAGCAGCATGA
- a CDS encoding helix-turn-helix domain-containing GNAT family N-acetyltransferase, translating into MTIHDHPGKQRIDAVRAFNRFYTRQIGLLDEGLLKSPFSLTEARVLYELAHRDGLVASDLVRDLGLDPGYVSRLLKKFEERGLVERAATETDARRSSIALTAAGREAFAPLNQDSHEQVRALLDRLAPADQERLVKAMHTVQELLGDRPKPEVPYILRPLQVGDIGWITHRQGLLYAQDYGWDETYEALVAEILGEFVKNFVPQWERGWIAEREGEVVGSVFVVRKSPKVAELRLLYVEPSARGLGIGRRLVDECIGFARAKGYKTLTLWTNDILTSARRIYQAAGFKLVEEERHHSFGKDLVGQTWNLAL; encoded by the coding sequence ATGACCATCCACGATCACCCCGGCAAGCAGCGCATCGATGCGGTACGCGCCTTCAACCGCTTCTATACCCGCCAGATCGGTCTCCTCGACGAAGGCCTCCTGAAGAGCCCGTTCTCGCTGACCGAGGCCCGCGTGCTTTACGAACTCGCGCATCGTGACGGTCTTGTCGCCAGCGACCTTGTGCGCGACCTCGGCCTCGACCCCGGCTACGTCAGTCGTCTGCTGAAGAAATTCGAGGAACGCGGCCTGGTCGAGCGCGCCGCCACCGAGACCGATGCACGCCGATCCTCGATCGCGCTGACCGCAGCGGGGCGGGAGGCCTTCGCGCCCCTCAACCAGGATTCGCATGAGCAGGTGCGTGCGCTGCTCGATCGCCTCGCGCCCGCCGACCAGGAGCGGCTGGTCAAGGCCATGCACACCGTGCAGGAGCTGCTCGGCGACCGTCCCAAGCCCGAGGTGCCCTACATCCTGCGGCCGCTGCAGGTCGGCGACATCGGCTGGATCACGCATCGCCAGGGCCTGCTTTACGCGCAGGACTATGGCTGGGACGAAACCTATGAGGCGCTGGTGGCGGAAATCCTCGGCGAGTTCGTCAAGAACTTCGTCCCGCAATGGGAGCGCGGTTGGATCGCCGAGCGCGAAGGCGAGGTGGTCGGCTCGGTCTTTGTCGTGCGCAAATCGCCCAAAGTGGCGGAGCTCAGGCTGCTCTATGTCGAGCCTTCGGCGCGCGGTCTCGGCATCGGCAGGCGGCTGGTCGACGAGTGCATCGGCTTCGCCCGCGCCAAAGGCTACAAGACGCTAACGCTGTGGACGAACGACATACTGACCTCGGCCCGTCGCATCTATCAGGCAGCCGGCTTCAAGCTGGTTGAAGAAGAACGCCATCACTCCTTCGGCAAGGATCTGGTTGGCCAGACCTGGAATCTCGCCCTTTGA